A part of Nocardioides sp. WS12 genomic DNA contains:
- a CDS encoding metallophosphoesterase, with product MGLGQALLRTAGLGGALGAAVTSYAVWEARQYTLRTYDVRVLPAGMRPLRVLQLTDIHMTPGQTRKQEWLRSLAALEPDLVIDTGDNLAHRDAVPVVLDSLGGLLDLPGVFVHGSNDYFEPGLRNPFAYLTPDDGKRHTDVPQLPWGDLTAGMAGAGWLDLTNRRSRLTVGETTFAFAGVDDPHLGYDDLAAVAGPAEADADLRIGVAHAPYLRVLDQFADDGYDAIIAGHTHGGQVRLPWPGGSRALTTNCDIEPARARGLHRHPADSRPGDPRSSVLHVSAGIGTNPYTRIRIACRPEAVVLNLLPVA from the coding sequence ATGGGATTAGGGCAGGCGCTCCTGCGCACGGCGGGCCTCGGCGGCGCGCTCGGGGCCGCGGTGACGTCGTACGCGGTCTGGGAGGCCCGTCAGTACACGCTGCGGACCTACGACGTCCGGGTGCTGCCTGCCGGAATGCGCCCGTTGCGGGTCCTGCAGCTCACCGACATCCACATGACGCCCGGGCAGACCCGGAAGCAGGAGTGGCTGCGGTCGCTGGCGGCTCTGGAGCCCGACCTGGTGATCGACACCGGCGACAACCTGGCGCACCGCGATGCGGTCCCCGTCGTACTCGACAGCCTCGGCGGCCTGCTCGACCTGCCCGGCGTCTTCGTCCACGGCTCCAACGACTACTTCGAGCCCGGCCTGCGCAACCCGTTCGCCTACCTGACACCGGACGACGGCAAGCGCCACACCGACGTCCCCCAACTTCCATGGGGTGACCTGACGGCCGGGATGGCGGGCGCGGGCTGGCTGGACCTGACCAACCGGCGTTCGCGGCTGACCGTCGGCGAGACGACCTTCGCGTTCGCCGGGGTCGATGACCCGCACCTCGGGTACGACGACCTCGCCGCCGTCGCCGGACCGGCGGAAGCGGATGCCGACCTGCGCATCGGGGTGGCCCACGCGCCGTACCTGCGGGTGCTGGACCAGTTCGCCGACGACGGGTACGACGCGATCATCGCCGGGCACACGCACGGCGGCCAGGTGCGGCTGCCCTGGCCCGGCGGTTCCCGTGCGCTGACCACCAACTGCGACATCGAGCCGGCCCGCGCACGCGGCCTGCACCGCCACCCCGCCGACTCCCGGCCGGGTGATCCTCGATCGTCGGTGCTGCACGTCTCCGCGGGCATCGGCACGAACCCCTACACGCGGATCCGGATCGCTTGCCGACCCGAAGCGGTCGTCCTCAACCTGCTGCCCGTGGCCTAG
- a CDS encoding GatB/YqeY domain-containing protein yields MSTLKDRLRADLTTAIKARDDLRSSTLRMVLTAVTNAEVAGKVAKELTDDEVLSVLSSEAKKRREAAVAFEEGNRPEQAAKERAETAVLQDYLPQQLGVEEIAAIVTAAVEQIGAAGAGPKAMGQVMGIVTPQVKGRADGAAVAAEVRRQLG; encoded by the coding sequence ATGAGCACCCTCAAGGACCGTCTGCGCGCTGACCTGACCACCGCGATCAAGGCCCGTGACGACCTCCGGTCCTCCACCCTCCGGATGGTCCTCACCGCAGTCACCAACGCAGAAGTGGCCGGGAAGGTCGCCAAGGAGCTCACCGACGACGAGGTGCTCAGCGTCCTGTCCAGCGAGGCGAAGAAGCGCCGCGAGGCCGCGGTGGCGTTCGAGGAGGGCAACCGGCCCGAGCAGGCCGCCAAGGAGCGTGCCGAGACGGCTGTGCTCCAGGACTACCTGCCCCAGCAGCTCGGGGTCGAGGAGATCGCAGCGATCGTCACCGCAGCGGTCGAGCAGATCGGCGCGGCTGGTGCCGGCCCCAAGGCCATGGGCCAGGTGATGGGCATCGTGACGCCGCAGGTCAAGGGGCGTGCCGATGGCGCAGCCGTGGCCGCGGAGGTACGGCGCCAGCTGGGCTGA
- a CDS encoding transglycosylase domain-containing protein, with translation MSRTRFDGLPPGKIASHLGVMLLVSAVLGVVVSGLAIPFAGVLGFTARNVAESVDDLPQQLATEQLPQRTEIKDKGGRTIATLYDQNRVDVPLRQMSRTMVEAIVAIEDYRFYQHGALDVKGTVRALFTNQAAGGVAQGGSSITQQLVKLTLINQAKTDEERAAATDDTYGRKLKELRYAIALEKRHTKDWILERYLNTAYFGDGAYGVQAAAQHYFSVNAKDLDLRQAALLAGLVQSPEAYNPTKNAAQAMVRRNIVLGRMAQLSVVTDAEADAAKKRKLGLKVQEQPNGCVNSGAQFFCDYVVRWLKTDPALGETPAEREALIFNGGLTIKTTIDMRFQKAAQASVKSHVFKDDAAIGALALIEPGSGNVRALAQSRPMGKKKGQTFLNYAVPTKYGDAAGFQPGSTFKAFVLAAAIQKKIPLSQRFPAPNPGRFVESEFETCDGPYQSSGIWTPGNSTRSSASPNLYEGTQKSVNTFFVNLEKEVGICEPWKLAKRMGIRSLTKANIVPSFTLGVASVSPLEMAEAYSTFAARGLHCDARPVTQIEDVDGNILKKYEKACTQVLASPVANAVNDVLRGVIAPGGFGQALSPGQPAAGKTGTTNANNSVWFAGYTPNLAGASVVAGINKAGQPQSLDGKSVGGRTLYTSSGSTTAGPLWGDTFKAIAQYLDDEDFERPSSTDIAGVLTPIPDVAGRSYEDARSELAALGFTVARGSTVDSGYRAGLVAYSSPGAGADLGSGDTVTLFISDGSPKAAKKKKKRGGPPAGGATGGATDDATDDATDDD, from the coding sequence ATGTCTCGTACCCGGTTCGACGGCCTGCCGCCCGGCAAGATCGCCTCCCATCTCGGCGTGATGCTGCTGGTGTCTGCCGTCCTCGGGGTCGTCGTGTCGGGTCTGGCGATCCCGTTTGCCGGTGTCCTGGGCTTCACCGCCCGCAACGTGGCCGAGTCCGTCGACGACCTCCCGCAGCAACTCGCGACCGAGCAACTGCCGCAGCGCACCGAGATCAAGGACAAGGGCGGGCGCACCATCGCCACCCTGTACGACCAGAACCGGGTCGACGTACCCCTGCGCCAGATGTCGCGCACGATGGTCGAGGCCATCGTCGCGATCGAGGACTACCGCTTCTACCAACACGGTGCGCTCGACGTGAAGGGCACGGTGCGCGCCCTGTTCACCAACCAGGCCGCCGGCGGCGTCGCCCAGGGCGGCTCGTCGATCACGCAGCAACTGGTGAAGCTGACCCTGATCAACCAGGCCAAGACCGACGAGGAACGCGCCGCAGCGACCGACGACACCTACGGTCGCAAGCTCAAGGAACTGCGCTACGCGATCGCGCTGGAGAAGCGCCACACAAAGGACTGGATCCTCGAGCGGTACCTCAACACCGCCTACTTCGGTGACGGCGCGTACGGCGTCCAGGCCGCCGCCCAGCACTACTTCAGCGTCAACGCCAAGGACCTGGACCTGCGCCAGGCGGCTCTCCTGGCCGGACTCGTGCAGAGCCCCGAGGCCTACAACCCCACGAAGAACGCCGCCCAGGCGATGGTCCGACGCAACATCGTGCTCGGCCGGATGGCCCAGCTCAGCGTCGTCACGGACGCCGAGGCCGACGCCGCGAAGAAGCGCAAGCTCGGGCTCAAGGTGCAGGAGCAGCCGAACGGCTGCGTGAACTCGGGTGCGCAGTTCTTCTGCGACTACGTCGTGCGCTGGCTCAAGACCGACCCCGCACTGGGCGAGACGCCCGCCGAGCGCGAGGCGCTGATCTTCAACGGTGGCCTGACGATCAAGACCACCATCGACATGCGCTTCCAGAAGGCCGCACAGGCGTCGGTGAAGTCCCACGTCTTCAAGGACGACGCGGCCATCGGCGCCCTGGCGCTGATCGAGCCCGGCAGCGGCAACGTCCGAGCGCTGGCCCAGTCGCGACCGATGGGCAAGAAGAAGGGCCAGACCTTCCTCAACTACGCGGTGCCCACGAAGTACGGCGACGCCGCTGGCTTCCAGCCGGGGTCGACCTTCAAGGCCTTCGTGCTCGCCGCCGCGATCCAGAAGAAGATCCCGCTCAGTCAGCGGTTCCCGGCGCCCAACCCCGGTCGCTTCGTCGAGAGCGAGTTCGAGACCTGCGACGGGCCCTACCAGAGCAGCGGCATCTGGACGCCCGGCAACTCCACGCGATCGTCGGCCTCGCCGAACCTCTACGAAGGCACGCAGAAGTCGGTCAACACCTTCTTCGTGAACCTCGAGAAGGAGGTCGGCATCTGCGAGCCGTGGAAGCTCGCCAAGCGGATGGGCATCCGCTCCCTGACCAAGGCGAACATCGTGCCGTCGTTCACCCTCGGCGTGGCCAGCGTGAGCCCGCTGGAGATGGCCGAGGCCTACTCGACCTTCGCCGCACGCGGCCTGCACTGTGACGCCCGTCCGGTCACGCAGATCGAGGACGTCGACGGCAACATCCTGAAGAAGTACGAGAAGGCGTGCACGCAGGTGCTCGCCAGCCCCGTCGCGAACGCCGTCAACGACGTGCTCCGCGGCGTGATCGCCCCCGGTGGCTTCGGCCAGGCGTTGAGCCCCGGGCAGCCGGCTGCAGGCAAGACCGGTACGACCAACGCCAACAACTCGGTCTGGTTCGCTGGCTACACGCCCAACCTCGCGGGCGCCTCGGTGGTGGCCGGCATCAACAAGGCGGGCCAACCCCAGTCCCTGGACGGCAAGTCGGTCGGCGGCCGGACCCTGTACACCTCGTCGGGTTCGACCACGGCCGGGCCGCTGTGGGGGGACACCTTCAAGGCGATCGCCCAGTACCTCGACGACGAGGACTTCGAGCGGCCTTCCTCCACCGACATCGCGGGCGTCCTGACCCCGATTCCCGACGTCGCCGGCCGAAGCTACGAAGACGCGCGTTCGGAACTGGCGGCCCTCGGCTTCACGGTCGCCCGTGGCAGCACGGTCGACTCGGGCTACCGCGCCGGACTCGTCGCCTACTCCTCCCCCGGCGCAGGGGCCGACCTCGGCTCAGGTGACACGGTCACCCTCTTCATCTCCGACGGCAGCCCGAAGGCGGCGAAGAAAAAGAAGAAGCGCGGCGGGCCGCCTGCCGGTGGCGCCACCGGCGGCGCCACGGACGACGCCACCGACGACGCCACCGACGACGACTGA
- a CDS encoding WhiB family transcriptional regulator translates to MWVDDWAPRAACRESQPDQLFVRGAEQNKAKQVCSGCAVRTECLAEALDNQIEWGVWGGMTERERRALLRRRPSASWRKVLEDARDGQGVPAV, encoded by the coding sequence ATGTGGGTAGATGACTGGGCGCCCAGGGCGGCCTGTAGAGAATCGCAGCCGGACCAGCTTTTCGTCCGTGGTGCAGAGCAGAACAAGGCCAAGCAAGTGTGTTCGGGTTGTGCCGTGCGCACCGAGTGTCTCGCTGAGGCGCTCGACAACCAGATCGAGTGGGGCGTCTGGGGCGGAATGACGGAGCGGGAGCGCCGTGCGCTGCTGCGCCGCCGCCCAAGTGCGTCGTGGCGCAAGGTCCTTGAGGACGCGCGCGACGGCCAGGGCGTACCGGCTGTCTGA
- a CDS encoding ArsA family ATPase, whose translation MARSSTQRQTRVGPATTPARRAGTLDVDALLDDPTTGIIVCCGSGGVGKTTTSAALALRAAERGRKVVVLTIDPARRLAQSMGIAELDNTPRPVSGIQGEGTLDAMMLDMKRTFDEVVISQASPEKAKQILANPFYIALSSSFAGTQEYMAMEKLGQLHRDSQAAGTYDLIVVDTPPSRSALDFLDSPERLSSFLDGKFVRLMMAPAKGPAKLMSAGFGLIVNAMTKILGAQFLKDLQTFVTALDTVFGGFRQRAQLTYSLLKADGTAFLVVAAPEPDALREAEYFVERLSEDGMPLAGLVINRASPEPAGALSADEAMTAAERLRQQDAGSLTAGLLRLHGDRVRMVQREGMLRDRFATAHPQVSTVVVPALAGDVHDLDGLRTVGTLLAQG comes from the coding sequence ATGGCACGCAGCAGCACCCAACGCCAGACCCGCGTCGGCCCCGCCACCACGCCCGCCCGGCGGGCCGGCACTCTCGACGTCGACGCCCTCCTCGATGACCCGACGACGGGGATCATCGTGTGCTGCGGCTCCGGCGGCGTCGGCAAGACCACGACCAGTGCCGCGCTCGCGCTGCGGGCAGCCGAACGGGGGCGGAAGGTCGTCGTACTCACGATCGACCCGGCTCGCCGCCTCGCGCAGTCGATGGGTATTGCGGAGCTCGACAACACCCCGCGGCCGGTCAGCGGCATCCAGGGCGAGGGCACCCTCGACGCGATGATGCTCGACATGAAGCGCACCTTCGACGAGGTGGTCATCTCCCAGGCCAGCCCGGAGAAGGCGAAGCAGATCCTGGCCAACCCGTTCTACATCGCACTGTCGAGCTCGTTCGCGGGCACGCAGGAGTACATGGCGATGGAGAAGCTCGGCCAGTTGCACCGTGACTCGCAAGCGGCCGGCACCTACGACCTGATCGTCGTGGACACACCGCCGTCCCGGTCAGCGCTGGACTTCCTGGACTCCCCCGAACGCCTGTCGAGCTTCCTGGACGGCAAGTTCGTCCGGCTGATGATGGCGCCGGCCAAGGGCCCCGCGAAGCTGATGTCGGCCGGCTTCGGTCTCATCGTGAACGCGATGACCAAGATCCTGGGCGCCCAGTTCCTCAAGGACCTGCAGACCTTCGTCACCGCACTCGACACCGTCTTCGGCGGCTTCCGCCAGCGCGCGCAACTGACCTACTCGCTGCTCAAGGCCGACGGTACGGCGTTCCTCGTGGTCGCCGCCCCGGAGCCGGATGCACTGCGCGAGGCGGAGTACTTCGTGGAGCGGCTCAGCGAGGACGGCATGCCCTTGGCAGGACTGGTGATCAACCGGGCCAGCCCGGAGCCGGCCGGCGCCCTGTCGGCGGACGAGGCGATGACGGCAGCGGAGCGGCTGCGTCAACAGGATGCCGGGTCGCTGACGGCCGGACTGCTCCGGCTCCACGGGGACCGGGTGCGGATGGTGCAGCGCGAGGGCATGCTGCGCGACCGGTTCGCGACCGCGCACCCGCAGGTGTCGACGGTCGTCGTGCCGGCGCTTGCCGGAGACGTGCACGACCTCGATGGGCTGCGCACGGTCGGCACCCTGCTCGCACAGGGGTGA
- a CDS encoding ArsA-related P-loop ATPase, translated as MSDWPKVRLHIVSGKGGTGKSTVASALALALARKGKNVLLCEVEGRQGIARMFDVDPLPYVERRLTTGLPDEDGGRGVVYALHIDAESALLEYLSMYYRLGRAGKALDRFGVIEFATTIAPGVRDVLLTGKVYEAVERNSRNKGAINYDHVVLDAPPTGRICQFLNVSNELAGLAKVGPIKAQSDTMMTLFRSPRTAVHLVTVLEEMPVQETIDGIAELGANRLPVGGVIVNLARPQDLDADDLAAARTGSLDQAAIEKDLAAGGLAVTPTLVEDLVAEAADHAERRALEDSQRALVAQLDVPSYELPRMAGGIDIGGLYELAAHLRAQGMA; from the coding sequence GTGAGTGATTGGCCGAAGGTTCGCCTGCACATCGTCTCCGGCAAGGGCGGTACGGGTAAGTCGACCGTGGCCTCGGCGCTCGCGCTCGCGCTGGCCCGCAAGGGCAAGAACGTCCTGTTGTGTGAGGTCGAGGGTCGCCAGGGCATCGCGCGGATGTTCGACGTCGACCCGCTCCCGTACGTCGAACGGCGCCTGACCACCGGCCTCCCGGACGAGGACGGCGGCCGCGGCGTCGTCTACGCCCTGCACATCGACGCGGAGTCCGCGCTCCTGGAGTACCTCTCCATGTACTACCGCCTCGGCCGCGCCGGGAAGGCGCTCGACCGCTTCGGCGTCATCGAGTTCGCCACCACCATCGCGCCGGGCGTGCGCGACGTGCTGCTCACCGGCAAGGTCTACGAGGCCGTCGAGCGCAACAGCCGCAACAAGGGCGCCATCAACTACGACCACGTCGTGCTGGACGCGCCGCCGACCGGCCGGATCTGCCAGTTCCTCAACGTCAGCAACGAACTGGCCGGGCTGGCGAAGGTCGGCCCGATCAAGGCGCAGTCGGACACGATGATGACCCTGTTCCGTTCGCCGCGTACGGCGGTCCACCTGGTCACCGTGCTCGAGGAGATGCCGGTGCAGGAGACCATCGACGGCATCGCCGAACTGGGTGCCAACCGGCTCCCGGTCGGCGGCGTCATCGTGAACCTCGCCCGGCCCCAGGATCTCGATGCCGACGACCTCGCCGCCGCGCGCACGGGCAGCCTCGACCAGGCCGCCATCGAGAAGGACCTCGCGGCAGGGGGCCTCGCGGTCACCCCGACCCTGGTCGAGGACCTCGTCGCCGAGGCAGCCGACCACGCCGAGCGTCGCGCCCTCGAGGACTCCCAGCGGGCGCTGGTCGCCCAGCTCGACGTGCCGTCCTACGAACTCCCCCGGATGGCCGGCGGCATCGACATCGGCGGCCTGTACGAACTCGCCGCCCACCTCCGAGCGCAGGGAATGGCCTGA
- a CDS encoding FtsX-like permease family protein, which produces MRTVLLASLRTHTRRYGAALLAVVVGVVFIVVTGALSSAVREGLTAGVAVPYDGADAVVDQPSTADATRLLDAAPAVGADAWLIGWTLQQVTHDGKVVDSSADIAQVPDEPDRRWQELVDGRFPAGPGEAVVDTNAAKVADVGLGDRLRIGSGSQALDVEIVGLADSPSAFSVASVYLLWGDLSRWEDSLYVSSVAWADPGGLSEARAAIRDVVPTAEAMSVDAFTQLVQKEINNEVDLIAIIVLLFASIALLVAVLVINNTFTILFAQRARDFALLRCVGATRRQLVRTVRLESLLIGLLAAGIGIGAGLGLGHGLVAFVRAQWPDAHMGEASVGAAWLLVAAAVALGVTLVAAWLPTRRVVKVSPLTALRPDDSTRIGTSTGRIRLGLGCLVIAVGALALAVAVEVTSPPALIAGGATTFAGVLLTGPVLVPALIRALGRVTGRVLGPAGRLAAANAVRNPRRTAATAASLLIGVTLTTAVLTGMASSRSALADKMDEQHPIDVAITGTGPLSPDVVERISAVDGVEATAAVPGTTARIQGLGQLPVIAAPPSGHGVLHGDLVEPGARQVQVPWDLLGDGVEADDRVDVTVGDRTQRLRVVGGEGWGEAALVRRTTLDLLTPDPSVQALWVRAADDADAEDLAGSLEAIAVPIDAGLENGLARRAYVDLQLDVVTGGVVGLLAIAVLIALVGIANTLGLSVLERGREHALLRALGLTRRQLRRMLATEAVLLAVVATVLGTALGVTFAWAGVQALVGPVVSGAGLVLPWTQLALVVTASAVAGLLAAVVPARRAGRTTPAAGLAIE; this is translated from the coding sequence ATGCGCACCGTGCTCCTGGCGTCCCTGCGCACCCACACCCGGCGGTACGGCGCCGCCCTGCTCGCGGTCGTCGTCGGCGTCGTGTTCATCGTGGTCACCGGGGCCCTGTCGTCGGCCGTACGTGAGGGGCTGACCGCCGGCGTGGCCGTCCCGTACGACGGCGCGGACGCCGTGGTCGACCAGCCCTCCACTGCGGATGCGACCCGCCTGCTGGACGCCGCGCCCGCGGTGGGCGCCGACGCATGGTTGATCGGCTGGACCCTCCAGCAGGTCACCCACGACGGCAAGGTCGTCGACAGCAGTGCCGACATCGCCCAGGTCCCCGATGAGCCCGACCGGCGCTGGCAGGAGCTCGTCGACGGGCGGTTCCCCGCGGGACCGGGCGAGGCCGTGGTCGACACCAACGCCGCCAAGGTCGCCGACGTCGGCCTCGGCGACCGGCTCCGGATCGGGTCCGGCAGCCAGGCCCTCGACGTCGAGATCGTCGGCCTGGCCGACTCGCCCTCGGCCTTCTCGGTGGCCTCGGTCTACCTGCTGTGGGGCGACCTGTCCCGGTGGGAGGACAGCCTCTACGTCAGCAGCGTCGCGTGGGCCGACCCCGGTGGGCTGAGTGAGGCACGCGCGGCAATCCGGGACGTCGTACCGACGGCGGAGGCGATGAGCGTCGACGCCTTCACCCAGCTCGTCCAGAAGGAGATCAACAACGAGGTCGACCTCATCGCGATCATCGTGCTGCTCTTCGCCTCCATCGCTCTCCTGGTCGCGGTGCTGGTCATCAACAACACGTTCACGATCCTGTTCGCGCAGCGCGCTCGGGACTTCGCGCTGCTGCGCTGCGTGGGAGCCACCCGGCGCCAGCTCGTGCGCACGGTGCGCCTCGAGTCCCTCCTGATCGGGCTGCTCGCGGCCGGCATCGGCATCGGCGCGGGGCTGGGCCTGGGCCACGGCCTGGTCGCGTTCGTGCGGGCGCAGTGGCCGGACGCGCACATGGGTGAGGCCTCGGTCGGCGCAGCCTGGCTGCTCGTCGCCGCGGCCGTCGCCCTCGGCGTCACGCTGGTCGCCGCCTGGCTCCCGACCCGGCGGGTGGTCAAGGTGAGCCCCCTGACCGCGCTCCGCCCGGACGACAGCACCCGGATCGGCACCTCCACCGGCCGGATCCGGCTCGGCCTCGGTTGCCTCGTGATCGCCGTCGGCGCGCTTGCTCTGGCCGTGGCGGTCGAGGTGACCAGCCCACCGGCGCTCATCGCGGGTGGGGCCACCACCTTCGCCGGCGTACTGCTGACCGGCCCGGTGCTCGTGCCGGCGCTGATCCGCGCGCTGGGGCGCGTCACCGGCCGAGTCCTCGGTCCCGCAGGTCGCCTGGCGGCAGCGAACGCCGTCCGCAACCCGCGACGGACGGCCGCCACCGCTGCGTCGCTCCTGATCGGCGTCACCCTGACGACGGCGGTCCTGACCGGCATGGCCAGCTCGCGATCGGCGCTGGCGGACAAGATGGACGAACAACACCCGATCGACGTCGCCATTACCGGCACCGGACCGCTGTCTCCCGACGTGGTCGAGCGGATCTCGGCCGTCGACGGCGTCGAGGCCACGGCCGCGGTACCCGGCACGACCGCCCGGATCCAGGGCCTCGGCCAACTGCCCGTCATCGCCGCACCGCCCTCCGGGCACGGAGTCCTCCACGGCGATCTCGTCGAACCGGGCGCCCGCCAGGTGCAGGTGCCATGGGATCTCCTCGGCGACGGTGTCGAGGCCGACGACCGCGTCGACGTCACCGTGGGCGACCGGACGCAGCGGCTCCGGGTCGTCGGCGGCGAGGGCTGGGGAGAGGCGGCCCTGGTCCGTCGTACGACGCTCGACCTGCTGACCCCTGATCCGTCCGTACAGGCCCTGTGGGTCCGCGCGGCCGACGATGCCGACGCGGAGGACCTCGCGGGCTCGCTCGAGGCGATCGCCGTACCGATCGACGCCGGGCTCGAGAACGGCCTGGCCCGACGGGCCTACGTCGACCTCCAGCTGGACGTCGTGACCGGCGGCGTCGTGGGCCTGCTCGCCATCGCGGTGCTCATCGCCCTCGTCGGCATCGCCAACACCCTCGGCCTGTCCGTCCTGGAGCGGGGTCGCGAGCACGCCCTGCTCCGCGCACTGGGCCTGACCCGCCGCCAACTCCGACGAATGCTTGCCACCGAAGCAGTTCTGCTGGCCGTGGTCGCCACGGTCCTCGGCACCGCGCTGGGGGTGACGTTCGCGTGGGCTGGCGTGCAGGCCCTGGTCGGTCCCGTCGTCAGCGGTGCCGGTCTGGTGCTGCCGTGGACCCAGTTGGCCCTGGTCGTGACGGCATCAGCGGTGGCCGGTCTGCTCGCCGCCGTGGTCCCGGCCCGCCGGGCCGGTCGTACGACGCCCGCGGCGGGACTCGCGATCGAGTAG